One part of the Magallana gigas chromosome 5, xbMagGiga1.1, whole genome shotgun sequence genome encodes these proteins:
- the LOC105330351 gene encoding uncharacterized protein isoform X1, with protein MINMKIMQGVFVLLAIGALSSLHSLDIEIYPSTICYQEHDNLVLRCIFSGNDTSGAEFLFKSRDKPGEAHKLNTTKLNSNTIETRVQDIKIPDNIGTYFCAKDGKDHRQITYIEEKVVLPDDVQCYHDQLYQSLICEWTGRNSTCWDFSIVNSDLGYYVIDHTCNVSTPCTELSPIANCVQARHSSDVKLKAVCPRSNLDQKQIDFKITGRKLTSVSSRIIHKTIDCSSVKLRVTNVQRLNSSSKRPVLAWEVLGTVSGNCDCMKQCEVTTNQSSPVIITRSCNNDTLYTVELNHLQQVTDYTIAVKCTVIGSEVWSDEQLVTLTTPFEVPLGGLLAGPDLEGYVMYTCQERFYCLILYWKDLGNVIKMYKIHVSDRKTSFELEVPYSPIATIRLNKTRNCQQFHINVYGVTTNGMTTQTTSFRAMDHACGCFNRIVCSVVKGNGSHVNLKLTEQGYPVSESTGGSNSCEVTLFWCVGYKRDSHVECENFIQWSNEVLNKSTAIVPINSGSHNGSLHVGLGFRSNGQTTGIDWNTCLEKSNSNDISTTGDISVIVVVVSAVCAFCIVILFILMFGCSRRKCIKEKCQYVVNNNISMQTINSEDHEHTDGTEVSSVSHQEIDSYVCSVVVDQPSTSSTDQNRDGYDGNVNIENTNSPLSLISNINTMVIDDKQHTDGVEYSSNPGTDPGYLSPNELTPTSAVPRLFLNQNISHETASDNSSCCHDGLSLRARLSTKSISSYCTANDLNQFSEYATESERTHSSKRFCEVDNNLDYISTEGIDSIDGKIRISTEENNQNNNEVHVEAHNNQDYIAMERTNSNDDNIGNGVVCNMDYIST; from the exons ATGATAAACATGAAAATCATGCAAGGTGTGTTTGTTCTTCTTGCCATAGGGGCGCTCTCAAGTCTCCATTCCTTAG acATTGAGATTTATCCATCCACCATTTGCTACCAAGAACACGATAACTTGGTACTCCGTTGCATATTTAGTGGAAACGATACGAGTGGTGCTGAATTTCTGTTCAAATCACGTGACAAACCGGGTGAAGCTCATAAACTCAATACTACAAAACTAAACTCGAATACAATAGAAACTCGAGTTCAAGACATCAAAATACCAGACAACATTGGAACTTATTTTTGTGCAAAAGATGGTAAAGATCACAGGCAAATAACTTACATAGaag AAAAAGTAGTGTTGCCGGACGATGTACAATGTTATCATGATCAATTGTATCAGTCGTTGATTTGCGAGTGGACCGGAAGAAATTCGACCTGTTGGGATTTTTCAAT CGTCAATTCAGATCTCGGCTATTACGTTATTGACCACACATGCAATGTGTCAACCCCATGTACCGAACTGTCACCTATAGCCAATTGTGTACAAGCAAGGCATAGCTCTGACGTTAAGTTGAAAGCAGTATGTCCAAGATCAAACCTTGATCAAAAACAGATAGATTTCAAAATAACTGGAAGGAAGTTAACTTCAGTTTCTAGCAGAATTATTCATAAAACCATTGATTGCTCATCAG TAAAATTACGCGTAACCAATGTACAAAGACTAAACAGTTCGAGCAAAAGACCGGTCCTTGCTTGGGAAGTTCTGGGAACTGTAAGCGGAAACTGTGATTGCATGAAACAGTGTGAGGTAACAACCAATCAGAGCTCTCCTGTCATAATCACGCGG agTTGTAACAACGATACTTTATACACGGTGGAACTAAATCACCTACAACAAGTGACTGACTATACCATCGCTGTAAAGTGTACAGTGATTGGGTCAGAAGTTTGGAGCGATGAACAGCTTGTAACACTTACCACGCCTTTTGAAG TTCCTCTTGGTGGTCTGCTTGCTGGTCCAGATCTAGAAGGTTACGTAATGTACACGTGTCAAGAGCGATTCTACTGTTTGATTTTGTACTGGAAG GATCTCGGCAATGTCATCAAGAtgtataagatacatgtatcagacAGGAAAACATCTTTCGAGCTTGAAGTTCCTTATTCGCCAATCGCTACAATCCGTTTAAATAAGACTAGAAACTGTCAGCAATTCCACATAAATGTCTATGGAGTGACCACCAATGGAATGACAACGCAGACAACGTCCTTTCGAGCAATGGACCATGCTTGTG GGTGCTTCAATCGCATAGTTTGTTCAGTGGTTAAAGGGAATGGAAGCCACGTGAACCTGAAATTAACAGAACAGGGCTACCCCGTGTCAGAGAGCACAGGTGGAAGTAACAGTTGTGAGGTTACACTTTTCTGGTGTGTTGGATATAAACGGGACTCGCATGTGGAGTGTGAG aatttcATTCAGTGGTCCAACGAAGTTCTCAACAAATCAACTGCTATAGTACCTATCAACAGTGGAAGCCACAATGGCAGCTTGCATGTAGGATTAGGGTTCAGGTCCAATGGCCAAACCACTGGCATAGACTGGAACACGTGTTTAG aaaaaagcAACTCTAATGATATTTCCACCACAGGAGATATAAgtgttattgttgttgttgtttctgCTGTCTGTGCCTTTTGCATCGTCATCCTGTTTATCCTAATGTTTGGATGTTCAAG gAGAAAATGTATCAAAGAAAAGTGTCAATATGTAGTTAACAACAAT ATCTCAATGCAGACGATCAATTCAGAAGACCATGAGCACACAGACGGTACAGAAGTTTCGAGTGTGTCCCATCAGGAGATTGATTCCTACGTTTGCAGTGTTGTTGTAGACCAACCTAGTACCTCCTCCACAGATCAAAACAGGGACGGTTACGACGGTAacgttaatattgaaaatacaaaCTCTCCACTCAGTCTCATCTCCAACATTAATACGATGGTCATCGATGACAAACAACATACAGATGGAGTTGAATATAGCTCAAATCCAGGAACGGATCCGGGTTACTTGTCACCGAATGAACTGACACCAACAAGCGCTGTTCCCAGATTGTTCTTAAACCAAAATATATCACATGAAACAGCGTCAGATAATTCGTCTTGTTGCCACGATGGGCTTAGTCTAAGGGCAAGATTGAGTACAAAAAGCATCTCAAGTTATTGCACGGCAAACGATCTGAACCAGTTTTCAGAGTATGCAACTGAATCGGAGAGAACACATTCAAGCAAAAGATTTTGTGAGGTCGACAATAATTTAGACTACATTTCAACAGAAGGAATAGATTCAATCGATGGAAAAATTCGTATTTCGACAgaagaaaataatcaaaataataacgAGGTACATGTTGAGGCACACAACAACCAGGACTACATTGCAATGGAGAGAACAAACTCAAATGATGACAATATAGGCAATGGTGTGGTCTGTAATATGGACTACATTTCGACTTGA
- the LOC105330351 gene encoding uncharacterized protein isoform X2 produces MINMKIMQGVFVLLAIGALSSLHSLDIEIYPSTICYQEHDNLVLRCIFSGNDTSGAEFLFKSRDKPGEAHKLNTTKLNSNTIETRVQDIKIPDNIGTYFCAKDGKDHRQITYIEEKVVLPDDVQCYHDQLYQSLICEWTGRNSTCWDFSIVNSDLGYYVIDHTCNVSTPCTELSPIANCVQARHSSDVKLKAVCPRSNLDQKQIDFKITGRKLTSVSSRIIHKTIDCSSVKLRVTNVQRLNSSSKRPVLAWEVLGTVSGNCDCMKQCEVTTNQSSPVIITRSCNNDTLYTVELNHLQQVTDYTIAVKCTVIGSEVWSDEQLVTLTTPFEVPLGGLLAGPDLEGYVMYTCQERFYCLILYWKDLGNVIKMYKIHVSDRKTSFELEVPYSPIATIRLNKTRNCQQFHINVYGVTTNGMTTQTTSFRAMDHACGCFNRIVCSVVKGNGSHVNLKLTEQGYPVSESTGGSNSCEVTLFWCVGYKRDSHVECENFIQWSNEVLNKSTAIVPINSGSHNGSLHVGLGFRSNGQTTGIDWNTCLEKSNSNDISTTGDISVIVVVVSAVCAFCIVILFILMFGCSRSQCRRSIQKTMSTQTVQKFRVCPIRRLIPTFAVLL; encoded by the exons ATGATAAACATGAAAATCATGCAAGGTGTGTTTGTTCTTCTTGCCATAGGGGCGCTCTCAAGTCTCCATTCCTTAG acATTGAGATTTATCCATCCACCATTTGCTACCAAGAACACGATAACTTGGTACTCCGTTGCATATTTAGTGGAAACGATACGAGTGGTGCTGAATTTCTGTTCAAATCACGTGACAAACCGGGTGAAGCTCATAAACTCAATACTACAAAACTAAACTCGAATACAATAGAAACTCGAGTTCAAGACATCAAAATACCAGACAACATTGGAACTTATTTTTGTGCAAAAGATGGTAAAGATCACAGGCAAATAACTTACATAGaag AAAAAGTAGTGTTGCCGGACGATGTACAATGTTATCATGATCAATTGTATCAGTCGTTGATTTGCGAGTGGACCGGAAGAAATTCGACCTGTTGGGATTTTTCAAT CGTCAATTCAGATCTCGGCTATTACGTTATTGACCACACATGCAATGTGTCAACCCCATGTACCGAACTGTCACCTATAGCCAATTGTGTACAAGCAAGGCATAGCTCTGACGTTAAGTTGAAAGCAGTATGTCCAAGATCAAACCTTGATCAAAAACAGATAGATTTCAAAATAACTGGAAGGAAGTTAACTTCAGTTTCTAGCAGAATTATTCATAAAACCATTGATTGCTCATCAG TAAAATTACGCGTAACCAATGTACAAAGACTAAACAGTTCGAGCAAAAGACCGGTCCTTGCTTGGGAAGTTCTGGGAACTGTAAGCGGAAACTGTGATTGCATGAAACAGTGTGAGGTAACAACCAATCAGAGCTCTCCTGTCATAATCACGCGG agTTGTAACAACGATACTTTATACACGGTGGAACTAAATCACCTACAACAAGTGACTGACTATACCATCGCTGTAAAGTGTACAGTGATTGGGTCAGAAGTTTGGAGCGATGAACAGCTTGTAACACTTACCACGCCTTTTGAAG TTCCTCTTGGTGGTCTGCTTGCTGGTCCAGATCTAGAAGGTTACGTAATGTACACGTGTCAAGAGCGATTCTACTGTTTGATTTTGTACTGGAAG GATCTCGGCAATGTCATCAAGAtgtataagatacatgtatcagacAGGAAAACATCTTTCGAGCTTGAAGTTCCTTATTCGCCAATCGCTACAATCCGTTTAAATAAGACTAGAAACTGTCAGCAATTCCACATAAATGTCTATGGAGTGACCACCAATGGAATGACAACGCAGACAACGTCCTTTCGAGCAATGGACCATGCTTGTG GGTGCTTCAATCGCATAGTTTGTTCAGTGGTTAAAGGGAATGGAAGCCACGTGAACCTGAAATTAACAGAACAGGGCTACCCCGTGTCAGAGAGCACAGGTGGAAGTAACAGTTGTGAGGTTACACTTTTCTGGTGTGTTGGATATAAACGGGACTCGCATGTGGAGTGTGAG aatttcATTCAGTGGTCCAACGAAGTTCTCAACAAATCAACTGCTATAGTACCTATCAACAGTGGAAGCCACAATGGCAGCTTGCATGTAGGATTAGGGTTCAGGTCCAATGGCCAAACCACTGGCATAGACTGGAACACGTGTTTAG aaaaaagcAACTCTAATGATATTTCCACCACAGGAGATATAAgtgttattgttgttgttgtttctgCTGTCTGTGCCTTTTGCATCGTCATCCTGTTTATCCTAATGTTTGGATGTTCAAG ATCTCAATGCAGACGATCAATTCAGAAGACCATGAGCACACAGACGGTACAGAAGTTTCGAGTGTGTCCCATCAGGAGATTGATTCCTACGTTTGCAGTGTTGTTGTAG